Part of the Bradyrhizobium sp. AZCC 1721 genome, CGCGCGCCTTCACGATTCGCGCCTGCGCCACCGCAAGCCCGGCGTCATCGTCGCTATCGCGGAAGTGCCGATAGACATAGGCAAGATCGCGCGCGACGAGATTGGAGGTTGCGGTGATGCAGCCCGCGCCGCCCCTGCGCAGCAGCGGCAGGAGCAGCGGATCCGCGCCGGCCAGCACCGCAAAACCCGGAAAGCGCTCGACCATTGCGGTCATGTTGGCGAAGTCGCCGGAGGAATCCTTGATGCCGACAAAGGTCGTCGGATAGGCCGCGCGCAGCCGCCCAATCAGCGCATGCGAGATCGGCTGCATCGACATCTGGGGAATATGATAGAGCACGATCTTGAGCCGCGCATCGCCAAGCCGCTGCACGACTTCGCTGTAGGATGCATAGACACCGTCATCGGTGACGCCCTTGTAATAGAATGGCGGCAGCATCACCACCGTATCGACGCCGACCGAGAGCGCGTGGCGCGTCAGCACAATCGTATCGGTGAGCGCCGCGACTCCGGTTCCGGGCAGCAGCCGGTTCGGCGCGATGCCGTCCCGCACGACCGCCTCAAGCAGCGCGATGCGCTCGGCGACCGAGAAGGAGTTGGCTTCGCCGGTGGTGCCGAGCATCGCGATGCCATCGCAGCCCTCGCTCAGGAGATAGCGGCAATGCGCAACGAACCGTGCGTGGTCGGGTGCGAGTTCAGCGTCGAGCGGCGTCAGCGCCGCGCAGAACACGCCATGAGGATGCAGGGATGCTGTCGACAAAGATCCTCCGATCGCCCGAATCCCGTTGTTCGGAATGCGAACGTTTGTTATGTAACTTCTCCTAGAACTGGACCGCCGCCGCCGTCAAGGGGAGGCGACCGTCGTTCTTGCAAGCGGGCATTGACGAGATGGCCAAGACATCCAAGCGCGCGCCGACCACCGCGCCGAAAAATCCAAAGAACCACGTCGCATCCGTCGGCAAGGCCTTCGCTGTTCTGCAGAGTTTTTCGAGCGACGCCTTCGAGCTGACGCTCAGCGAGATTGCCGCGCGCGCCGATCTCGATCGCGGCACCGCGTTCCGTCTGATCCAGACGCTGAGGGAGCTTGGTTATCTCCATCCCGTTCCGCAGAGCCGTCGGTTCAGGCTCGGCGTCGCGTGTCTCGATCTCGGCTACACGGTGCTGTCAGGGGGAACGCTGCGCGCTTTGACCGAGCCGTTGCTGCGCGACCTCGTGCCATCAGTGAGCGATGCAGCGTCGCTCGGCGCGTTGGACGGGGGGGACGTGATCTATCTCGCGCGCGTCGGCACGGGCCTCGACCGGCACAAGATGGACCGTCGGCCCGGCACGCGAATTCCGGCTTACAGCGCCGCGCTCGGCCACGTCATGCTGGCGCATCTGCCGCGGGACGAGCAGATCCGCCGGCTGGAATTGCGGCCACGCATCAAATTGTCGGAAAAAACCCTGACGGATATCGATGCCCTGCTCGACCGGCTTGACCTGGTCAGGCAGCAGGGCCACGCGATCTCCGACGGCGAAAACGCTTACGGTCTTCGCACGCTGGCAGCGCCGATCTTCGACGCGCGAGGTTCGGTG contains:
- a CDS encoding IclR family transcriptional regulator, whose amino-acid sequence is MAKTSKRAPTTAPKNPKNHVASVGKAFAVLQSFSSDAFELTLSEIAARADLDRGTAFRLIQTLRELGYLHPVPQSRRFRLGVACLDLGYTVLSGGTLRALTEPLLRDLVPSVSDAASLGALDGGDVIYLARVGTGLDRHKMDRRPGTRIPAYSAALGHVMLAHLPRDEQIRRLELRPRIKLSEKTLTDIDALLDRLDLVRQQGHAISDGENAYGLRTLAAPIFDARGSVTAGLSVTVDATRMDMTAFRDQALPQLIRVAAVVQDLAIKSGLSN
- a CDS encoding dihydrodipicolinate synthase family protein is translated as MSTASLHPHGVFCAALTPLDAELAPDHARFVAHCRYLLSEGCDGIAMLGTTGEANSFSVAERIALLEAVVRDGIAPNRLLPGTGVAALTDTIVLTRHALSVGVDTVVMLPPFYYKGVTDDGVYASYSEVVQRLGDARLKIVLYHIPQMSMQPISHALIGRLRAAYPTTFVGIKDSSGDFANMTAMVERFPGFAVLAGADPLLLPLLRRGGAGCITATSNLVARDLAYVYRHFRDSDDDAGLAVAQARIVKARELVSRFAQMASLKALVAQHTGHAGWQRLRPPLESLPAPQLKELLADAGAFAAASV